From Mytilus edulis chromosome 9, xbMytEdul2.2, whole genome shotgun sequence, the proteins below share one genomic window:
- the LOC139490374 gene encoding G-protein coupled receptor 35-like codes for MNDTDCQYGFEVIEGITNATEIDKQAWPCELRVFWVEIYPFVTLVRGLLSYGTAFIIVLGLLFNLTSLLVLTRKHMRKSTMNLYLSALAIYDCLALTMNFMIGVLRGQNKHINKDFQDHEDLCKFHGVIVEVFNLLSIWIIVSFTIERFIMIKFPLKGKQLVTPRRAIYVIIGVSLGVLVFSMHKIAVSGFEGDSVFGYAACKTRRAIFVEIIYFYVAFNTWFPTLTIVTLNTLILLEIRRNKKKRAQMTTQSMSKSDEKATKLLLLVSSAYVVLVLPLGLIQSTELIWNNTQKVLPSNPDYIYFMSTKIKLKWARAFFFFFYQLNFAVNFFLYVSSSSATRFRATLKILLGIKVDQQEMTWNNTMKSRATKINSVAPAPSEDGPSNRDLHLKKKEFLPESEA; via the coding sequence ATGAATGATACAGATTGTCAATATGGTTTTGAAGTGATAGAAGGGATTACCAATGCTACCGAGATTGACAAACAAGCATGGCCTTGCGAACTGAGAGTATTCTGGGTGGAGATATATCCTTTCGTGACCTTGGTTCGTGGTCTTCTGTCATATGGTACAGCTTTTATAATTGTACTCGGTTTATTATTCAATCTTACCTCTCTATTGGTCTTGACCAGGAAGCACATGCGAAAATCAACAATGAATTTGTATCTCTCCGCTCTTGCCAtatatgattgtcttgctttgaCTATGAACTTTATGATTGGAGTACTCCGAGGCCAGAACAAACATATCAACAAAGATTTCCAGGACCATGAAGATCTCTGTAAATTCCATGGCGTTATAGTAGAGGTGTTTAATCTACTATCGATCTGGATCATTGTTTCGTTTACAATCGAAAGGTTTATCATGATTAAATTCCCACTCAAAGGAAAGCAACTGGTGACACCAAGACGTGCAATATACGTGATAATTGGCGTATCCCTAGGAGTTCTTGTCTTCTCAATGCACAAAATTGCAGTTTCTGGATTTGAAGGGGATTCTGTATTTGGATATGCAGCCTGTAAAACGAGAAGAGCTATATTTGTAGAGATAATATATTTCTACGTAGCTTTCAACACATGGTTTCCAACTCTAACAATAGTAACACTAAATACATTAATTCTTCTGGAAATACGAAGGAACAAAAAGAAGAGAGCGCAAATGACAACACAGTCAATGTCAAAGTCTGACGAAAAAGCAACGAAACTTCTGTTACTTGTGTCATCTGCATATGTTGTGCTCGTTCTACCTCTTGGATTAATTCAATCCACGGAACTTATATGGAATAATACTCAGAAGGTTCTTCCATCAAATCCAGACTATATTTACTTCATGTCgacaaaaataaagttaaaatggGCAAgagcatttttctttttcttttaccaGTTGAATTTCGCCGTCAACTTTTTCTTATATGTATCGTCTTCATCTGCAACAAGATTTCGGGCAACTCTGAAGATACTATTAGGTATTAAGGTTGATCAGCAAGAGATGACATGGAACAATACCATGAAATCAAGAGCAACCAAAATTAATTCTGTTGCTCCCGCACCATCTGAGGACGGACCTTCGAACAGAGATCTACATCTGAAGAAAAAAGAATTTCTTCCTGAAAGTGAAGCATGA